The Rufibacter sp. DG15C region CTCGCGCAAGTCAGGACGGCCCACGTCCCCAATGAACAGGGTGTCACCGGTGAAGACGGCGTGCTCTTTCCCTTCTTCGTCTAACAATAAGATAGAGATGCTGTCTGGTGAATGGCCGGGCGTGTTGATGGCCTTTAAGGTCACTTTACCCAATTTAATGACGTCGCCGTCATCAAAGGTGGTGTGTTTGTATTCGGCGCCTAAGAGTTCACTCACGTAGATGGTGGCGTTCTTGGCTTCGGCTAGTTCTAGGTGACCGCTCACAAAGTCGGCGTGCGGGTGGGTTTCTATGATGGTGGTGATGCGGGCGTCATGCAACATGGCGTACTCCTCATACTGCTTGGGGTCGCGGGTGGGATCAATGACGGCAATCTCGGCATCACTCATGATGATGTATGAATAATGGGCCAGGCCCTTGTCTTCAAACTGCTCTATTTTCATAGGGAAAGAGGTTACGGAGGAATGAATAAGGCAAAGTTGTCATTTTACAGCGGTAATTCATAGATGACGTTCGTCAGCTTTGCCGGTCGTTTTTGGCCTGCTTTCCAGAAAATAGGCCAAAAACGGCACGTATGTGGCAATTTAAAGATTGCTCAGAAATTTCCAGCATAGAATAGGGCAGCCCTTGTCTTAGGTTTACTTCAGGGAACCAGTCCATGAGCCGTTGCCCTTCTTAAAAGTACCAACTCCTAGAAATAAGTAGAAACACGTAGGTTTTCATAACTTGAGGCAGGGCTTTTTAGTTATGTCTTATACGAACATCTTAGTACTAGAGCCAGATGCTTGCCCTCAACCTATATTTTAGGCAAACTATCCAGAGACTATTCATTCACTGTTCATATAGAAGGAATACATGCAAGAACCAAAAGGCACCTTGATTGCGCTAGGCGGCGGCGATGATGACGGCCTCATCAGCCTCATACGGGGCGAGCTCTGCAGCCGGGACTCCAACATTGAAGTCATCACCACCGCCACACTAGAGCCGCTAGAGTCTGGCCAGGCCTACAAAGAGGCCTTTGAAGAGCTGGGCTGCAGCAGCGTGCGCTTTATGCACATTGACGAAGACAACATAGCCGACAAGCCTGACTACCTGGACCGCATTCAGCAGGCAGAGGTTATCTTCTTTACCGGCGGCAACCAGTTGCGTTTAAAAGAGTTTCTGGCCAACACCAACCTGCACGCCCTCATGCTCCAGCGATACCAGTATGACGAGGTCACCATTGCCGGCACCAGCGCCGGGGCCGCCGCCATGTCTGACCGCATGATTTATGAGGGCTACGGCTATTACTCTCTATTAAAAGGCGAAGTGAAAACCACCGAGGGTCTGGGCTTTATCCAGAACGTCTTCATTGATACCCATTTTACAGAGCGCGGCCGTTTTGGGCGCCTGGCGCACGCCGTCACCAAACGCCCCGAGTTTGTGGGCATTGGACTAGGTGAGGAAACCGGCGTCATCATCAAAGGCGGCAACCATGTGGAGGTGTTTGGCAACGGCGTGGTCACCATCATGGACGGCTCTCATGTGCGCTACACCAACATCACAGAAGTAGCCGAAGGCGAACCCATCGCCATTGAGAACCTCACCATGCACCTGCTGGTAGAAGGCCATGAATACTGCCTCAAAGACCGCTTCTTTAGAAAACTCTCCCAACAGAAAAAGAAGTCACTGGTGAAATAAGCACCAGCCTACATACATCTTATTGACAGCGGCCCTCGTTTTTGGCCTGTTTTCTGGAAAACAGGCCAAAAACGAGGGCCGCTCTTTATTCTATTTAGTCTTGCGTTTTAAAGCTATTGCCTGAATTCCTTCTGCAGTTCTATGTTAATGGCGACGGCGGCCTTAGTGCCTTCGGCGGCGGCGACTATGACCAGTTGCATGTCTCGGGCAGAATCACCGGCTACGTAGAGGCCTTTCACATTGGTCTCTTGGTGTTTGTACGTGCGC contains the following coding sequences:
- a CDS encoding cyanophycinase, with product MQEPKGTLIALGGGDDDGLISLIRGELCSRDSNIEVITTATLEPLESGQAYKEAFEELGCSSVRFMHIDEDNIADKPDYLDRIQQAEVIFFTGGNQLRLKEFLANTNLHALMLQRYQYDEVTIAGTSAGAAAMSDRMIYEGYGYYSLLKGEVKTTEGLGFIQNVFIDTHFTERGRFGRLAHAVTKRPEFVGIGLGEETGVIIKGGNHVEVFGNGVVTIMDGSHVRYTNITEVAEGEPIAIENLTMHLLVEGHEYCLKDRFFRKLSQQKKKSLVK